Proteins from a single region of Bacteroidota bacterium:
- the gyrA gene encoding DNA gyrase subunit A: protein MANEKIVPVNIEDEMKSSYIDYSMSVIVARALPDVRDGLKPVHRRVLYGMNELGLAANRAYKKSARIVGEVLGKYHPHGDKAVYDTMVRMVQEFSLRYPLVDGQGNFGSVDGDSPAAMRYTEARLSRIAETLLEDLEKNTVDFTPNFDDTLNEPSVLPSILPNLLVNGSSGIAVGMATNIPPHNLTEIVDGLIYLIKKPEATLKELMKHITAPDFPTGGIIYGYEPVKQAYETGRGKIILRAKASIETEKNGRQAIIISEIPYQVNKATLIEAIADLVKERKVEDIATVNDESDRDGMRIVIGLKREANAQVIMNKLYKYTQMSVTFGVIMLSLVDGVPRILGLKEMMEYFLKHRLEVIVRRTKFELEAAEKRAHILEGYIIALDNIDEIIKLIKKSADTPTAKAGLMKKFKLSEIQAQAILDMRLQRLTGLERKKIEDEYKELLKTIERLQAILKNENLRKDIVSKELKEIKEKYGDERRTAIIYDVASKSDDEMMKELVKEEDVVITISNKGFIKRIPVASYKSQGRGGRGITAASTGSNDDDFVEHMFIGSTHQYIMFFTDKGKCYWLKVYDIPEGTRTSRGKNIVNLIEKENDEKVSSFVMVKDFAEPLFVTMITRMGTIKKTTLDAYSNIRKNGINAININKGDALVDVKLTNGSQEILIGTHNGQAIRFNESLVREMGRTATGVRAINLAKGDYVIGLVAVQRQSATILVVTDKGFGKRSDLGDYRITGRGGKGVITIKANDKVGKLISIKEVTDSDDLMIITNKGILIRQKMKDIRVMSRATQGVRLIKLGEGDIISSIANVVEEDKDAGQENMFEK from the coding sequence ATGGCTAACGAAAAAATTGTTCCCGTAAATATTGAAGATGAAATGAAGTCATCTTACATAGATTACTCTATGTCTGTTATCGTTGCGCGCGCACTGCCCGATGTAAGAGACGGTTTAAAACCGGTACACAGAAGAGTGCTGTATGGCATGAATGAATTAGGACTTGCTGCAAACCGAGCTTATAAAAAGTCAGCGAGAATTGTCGGTGAAGTTCTTGGTAAGTATCACCCTCACGGTGATAAAGCAGTTTACGATACTATGGTTCGTATGGTGCAGGAATTCTCATTGAGATATCCGCTGGTTGACGGACAAGGTAACTTCGGTTCGGTTGACGGTGACTCTCCTGCAGCGATGCGTTATACTGAGGCAAGGCTTTCAAGAATTGCAGAAACATTGCTTGAAGACTTAGAAAAAAATACGGTAGATTTCACTCCTAACTTTGACGATACATTAAACGAGCCTTCTGTTCTTCCATCCATACTTCCTAATTTATTAGTGAATGGTTCAAGCGGAATTGCAGTTGGTATGGCTACAAATATTCCTCCTCACAACTTAACTGAAATTGTTGATGGTTTAATTTATCTGATAAAAAAACCTGAAGCGACTCTTAAAGAGTTAATGAAGCATATTACAGCTCCTGATTTCCCAACCGGAGGAATTATCTACGGTTACGAACCTGTAAAGCAGGCTTATGAAACAGGAAGAGGTAAAATAATTTTAAGAGCAAAAGCATCGATTGAAACTGAAAAGAATGGAAGACAGGCAATTATAATTTCTGAAATTCCTTACCAAGTAAATAAAGCTACATTGATTGAAGCAATAGCTGACCTGGTAAAAGAAAGAAAAGTTGAAGACATTGCAACAGTAAACGATGAAAGTGACAGGGACGGAATGAGAATTGTTATCGGCTTAAAGCGTGAAGCTAATGCTCAGGTGATAATGAATAAGCTTTATAAGTACACACAGATGTCAGTGACTTTCGGTGTTATTATGCTTTCACTAGTTGATGGTGTGCCGAGAATTCTGGGCTTAAAAGAAATGATGGAATATTTCTTAAAGCACAGACTTGAAGTTATCGTCCGCAGGACAAAGTTTGAACTTGAAGCTGCAGAAAAGCGCGCTCACATACTCGAAGGTTATATTATTGCATTAGATAACATCGATGAGATAATTAAGCTTATTAAGAAATCTGCTGATACACCGACTGCTAAGGCAGGATTGATGAAGAAGTTCAAGCTCTCTGAAATTCAGGCGCAGGCAATTCTTGATATGAGACTGCAAAGACTTACAGGACTTGAAAGAAAGAAAATTGAGGATGAATATAAAGAGTTGCTTAAAACAATCGAAAGATTGCAGGCAATTCTTAAAAATGAAAATTTAAGAAAAGATATCGTATCAAAAGAGCTTAAGGAGATTAAAGAAAAATACGGTGATGAAAGAAGAACTGCAATAATTTACGATGTTGCAAGCAAGTCAGACGATGAAATGATGAAAGAGCTTGTAAAAGAAGAAGACGTTGTAATCACAATTTCCAATAAAGGATTTATAAAAAGAATTCCTGTTGCTTCTTACAAGTCACAAGGCAGAGGCGGCAGAGGAATAACCGCTGCAAGCACAGGCTCTAACGATGATGATTTCGTAGAGCATATGTTTATCGGTTCAACTCACCAGTACATAATGTTCTTTACTGATAAGGGTAAGTGCTACTGGCTGAAAGTTTATGATATCCCTGAAGGCACAAGAACTTCACGCGGGAAAAATATTGTAAACCTTATTGAAAAAGAGAACGATGAAAAGGTAAGTTCATTCGTAATGGTGAAAGATTTTGCTGAGCCTTTATTTGTAACTATGATAACAAGAATGGGTACTATCAAAAAGACAACGCTCGATGCTTATTCCAATATCAGAAAAAACGGTATCAATGCAATCAATATAAACAAAGGTGATGCATTGGTTGATGTTAAGCTTACAAACGGAAGCCAGGAAATTCTTATCGGAACTCACAACGGACAGGCGATCAGATTCAATGAATCACTCGTCCGCGAAATGGGAAGAACTGCTACAGGCGTAAGAGCTATCAATCTTGCAAAAGGTGATTACGTTATCGGTCTTGTTGCTGTACAAAGACAAAGCGCAACTATACTTGTTGTTACTGATAAGGGATTCGGTAAGAGAAGTGACTTAGGCGATTACAGAATAACAGGCAGAGGCGGTAAAGGCGTTATTACAATTAAGGCAAATGATAAGGTCGGAAAATTAATTTCTATTAAAGAAGTTACTGACTCAGATGACTTAATGATAATTACAAACAAAGGAATTCTGATAAGACAGAAGATGAAAGATATAAGAGTGATGTCACGCGCTACACAAGGTGTACGTTTGATAAAGCTTGGTGAAGGCGATATAATTTCTTCGATTGCAAACGTAGTTGAAGAAGATAAAGATGCCGGACAGGAAAATATGTTTGAGAAATAA
- a CDS encoding metallophosphoesterase → MSELVGIIGDIHGCYLTFTSLYNELIKYTDEVYSVGDLIDRGKKSKDVIDFVIENNIKTIRGNHEDVLLKAFDLIGNSDKSLIEIYQHHFKIGGEATFEAYRGNRKPYILSDYKSAVEDTGHTEFMRNLPVMIELPKIVISHAGIVKDATIQDIIWNRTKPLLKLNKFQVIGHTPQDEVLYEKNWYMNIDTGCIYGNKLTAVVMNKNTAEVVHVLQLNNIDVHE, encoded by the coding sequence ATGTCAGAATTAGTCGGAATCATTGGAGATATTCACGGATGCTATTTAACTTTCACATCTCTTTATAATGAACTCATAAAATATACTGATGAAGTTTATTCAGTAGGTGATTTAATTGACCGCGGGAAGAAATCGAAAGATGTAATTGATTTCGTTATAGAAAATAATATCAAAACTATAAGAGGAAATCACGAAGATGTTCTTCTTAAAGCATTTGATCTGATTGGAAACTCGGACAAGAGCTTAATAGAAATTTATCAGCATCATTTTAAAATTGGCGGCGAAGCAACCTTTGAAGCATACCGGGGAAACAGGAAACCATATATACTCTCCGATTATAAAAGCGCAGTTGAAGATACTGGGCACACAGAGTTTATGCGTAACTTGCCTGTAATGATTGAGCTTCCCAAAATTGTAATTTCACATGCCGGCATTGTAAAAGATGCGACTATACAGGATATAATCTGGAACAGAACAAAGCCGCTTTTAAAGCTTAATAAGTTTCAGGTTATCGGTCACACACCGCAGGATGAAGTGCTCTATGAGAAAAACTGGTACATGAATATTGATACAGGATGTATATACGGCAACAAACTTACTGCCGTTGTTATGAATAAAAATACTGCCGAAGTTGTGCATGTTTTACAGCTGAATAATATAGATGTTCACGAGTAA